The following proteins come from a genomic window of Oncorhynchus mykiss isolate Arlee chromosome 19, USDA_OmykA_1.1, whole genome shotgun sequence:
- the sptb gene encoding spectrin beta chain, erythrocytic isoform X2, producing the protein MTSTTDFDNVEITQQYSRINTRFELLEEELDNDKSSVRLFERSRIKTLTDEREAVQKKTFTKWVNSILSRVNCRIVDLYLDLRDGRMLIKLLEVLSEEKLPKPTKGRMRIHCLENVDKALQFLKEQRVHLENMGSHDIVDGNHRLILGLIWTIILRFQIQDIVVEMGQADGTQRESRTAKDALLLWCQMKTAGYPNVNITNFTTSWKDGIAFNALIHKHRPDLVDYGGLKKSNPTHNLQNAFNVAEQKLGVTKLLDPEDVFTENPDEKSIITYVVAFYHYFSKMKALAVEGKRVGKVLDHAIETEKMIDKYETLSSDLLMWIEQTIIVLNNRKLANSLTGVQQQLQAFNSYRTVEKPPKFQEKGHLEMLLFTIQSRMRANNQRVYTPKDGALVADINRAWEHLEREEHERERVLRDELIRQEKLEQMARRFDRKAAMRETWLLENQRLVAQDNFGYDLPAVEAAKKKHDAIETDIAAYEERIQGIVAISKELQSELYHDAKRIDVRKDNILRLRDYLLELLNARRARLDKNLTLQRIFQEMLYIINWIDEMKARLLSPDFGKHLLEVEDLLQKHALVEADIAVQAERVHNANAAALKFANGDSYKPCDPQVIKDRVQHLDLCYQELCALAAQRRARLEQSRRLWNFFWEMAELESWIKEKEHILSSLDYGKDLTSVLTLQSKHSAFEDELGARRVHLREIMDEGDKIIQAGHFDTPQVGDRMEDVRRQWQQLEELAAFRRQNLQDTQRFFQFQGEADDLKAWLLDAKRQMTSDEVGHDEYTTQRLLKRHRGLRDSVAKNGATIDALTKQAAALPEELRNTPDIQRRLTEIRDLYMELMSLCDMRQKKLDDAMALYIIFSETDACELWMGEKETWLVGLDVPEKLEDLEVVQNRLSILSSDMANVQSRVDDVNKAVKQLEDSRHPRTKEVKECQTRLNKRWEAFKAMFEERKRKVDSALSYHNYGLECDETESWIRDKTRVIESTQELGNDLNAVMTIQRKLYGMERDLAAIGDKLTFLRSEADQLAKDHPDNAADILARRAELDAAWDNLKATLKDREESLGEVSKLQNFLQDMDDFQSWLFKTQKSVASEDMPETLPQAEQLLSLHDAVHDDMGTHEEDYYKVRDMGVAVTQGQLDDPQYQELDKRLKGLDRGWDELHKMWDSRKGFLDQGLGFQQFMRDAKQVETILNNQEYTLAHTDKPDTLDGAEQALKRHEDFVCTMDANIEKIASMLEGGQKLVDRGNLYSPRVQDKMDLIHDRYHKNRDKANEVTGVLKDNRDLQHFLQNTQDLTLWINEKMLTAQDVSYDGDRNIHTKWKKHQAFMAELSSNKDWLNKIDQEGQELMDAKPEFEPIVTERLAKLHELWDKLESTAEDKARLLFDANRSELFDQSQADIKKWLAELQKELQGDEEVKDLTNANILLKKHQQTENQVRDRARELEELQKAVEKHGGLAGSREDQLETEQQAIQMDFQQLLNPLSQRRGKLEAAKSVHQFYRDLADEILWVEERLPLAMSDEHGNNLQAVQMLLKKNQTLQREMEGHQPRVDEVLERGRRMTSAATEAGGPEAERIGQQVKELEEVWSRLQDEMAKRRDRLNGSNLAQQYFNDADEAEAWIGEEELYMITDEKAKDERGAMLMLKRHLIMKEAVDDYSDAIQKLADRAQKMLNEDHPDGESVIRRQGQVDKQYAGLKDMAEDRRRKLDHAYHHFLLSREVEDLEHLIAERDVVASSQEMGQDLDHVTLLRDKFRDFARETGTVGQERVDYVNQTIDELIEAGHTEASAMAEWKDSVNESWADLLELIDTRAQLLQASYDLLKYFDDGKELVAQIQEKHNEIPADLGEDFSKADTFHRMHAAFERDISALGKQVQQFQETAVRLHAQYAGDQAVEIQTQEKEVVEAWKALLDACDGRRRRLEETADKFRFFTMVRDLMAWMESTIQQIETQEKPRDVSSVELLMKYHQGIMSEINQRGPKFSECEEHGKALLARKHKDSVEISIKLSQQREKRKEMMIKWEDRWDWLRLLLEVCQFARDASVAESWLVAQEPYVASKDLGQTVDEVEKLLKRHEAFEKSTATWEERFSALERLTTLELLELRKQQQEMQQIVTEEQQRSQMESRREDTGFAEDSSQLYTIEEQTLPASGAVVEASSGQLEGTAGDSTMPMLSEMQEAGLQEASSLELLDASVSGQTLREGEIRATTLPAEPLSAKAVLQEGMLGRKHDLEAAGKKTSNRSWNNLYCVLKPGQLSVYKDAKSISHGSTYHGEDPLSLGNASCEVLTNYKKKKHVFKLRLGDGSEYLFQCKEKELDLWTQAMEKAVKPLAQEEVGPSGSAGARAHSLPPPSSSTTTEPAKDKKDKEKRGFSRFTKKK; encoded by the exons ATCCAAGACATTGTGGTGGAGATGGGACAGGCAGACGGGACCCAACGGGAAAGCCGCACAGCCAAGGACGCACTGCTACTCTGGTGCCAGATGAAGACTGCTGG ATATCCGAATGTGAACATCACCAACTTCACCACCAGTTGGAAAGATGGCATTGCGTTCAATGCTCTCATACACAAACACAG gCCAGACCTGGTGGACTATGGTGGCCTGAAGAAGTCCAACCCAACCCATAACCTCCAGAATGCCTTCAATGTAGCAGAGCAGAAGCTTGGCGTGACCAAACTGTTAGACCCCGAAG ATGTGTTCACGGAGAACCCAGATGAGAAGTCCATCATCACATATGTTGTAGCATTCTACCACTACTTCTCCAAGATGAAGGCACTAGcagtggaggggaagagagtTGGCAAG GTGCTAGACCATGCCATAGAGACAGAGAAGATGATTGACAAGTACGAGACCCTATCGTCAGACCTGCTGATGTGGATAGAGCAGACCATCATCGTCCTGAACAACCGTAAACTGGCCAACTCTCTAACTGGTGTCCAGCAGCAGCTCCAAGCTTTCAACTCCTACCGCACAGTGGAGAAACCACCCAA GTTCCAGGAGAAAGGTCACCTTGAGATGCTGCTGTTCACAATCCAGAGCCGTATGAGAGCCAACAACCAGAGGGTATACACCCCGAAGGACGGGGCTCTAGTGGCTGATATCAACAGG GCCTGGGAGCACCTAGAACGCGAGGAGCATGAGAGGGAGCGTGTCCTGAGAGACGAGCTGATTCGCCAGGAGAAGCTGGAGCAGATGGCCAGACGCTTTGACAGGAAAGCTGCCATGAGAGAGACCTGGCTACTGGAGAACCAGAGACTGGTGGCACAG GACAACTTTGGCTACGACCTGCCGGCGGTGGAAGCGGCGAAGAAGAAGCACGACGCCATCGAGACGGACATCGCTGCCTACGAGGAACGCATCCAGGGCATAGTGGCTATCTCGAAAGAGCTGCAGTCTGAGCTCTACCATGACGCCAAGCGCATCGACGTGCGCAAGGACAACATCCTGAGGCTACGGGATTACCTACTGGAACTATTGAATGCTCGCAGAGCACGCCTGGACAAGAACCTCACCCTGCAGAGGATCTTCCAGGAGATGTTGTACATTATCAACTGGATCGATGAGATGAAG GCTCGGCTCCTGTCTCCTGACTTTGGGAAGCACCTGTTGGAGGTGGAGGACCTGCTCCAGAAGCATGCTCTGGTGGAGGCTGACATCGCAGTGCAGGCAGAGAGAGTTCACAACGCCAATGCAGCTGCTCTCAAGTTTGCCAATGGAGACA GCTACAAGCCCTGTGACCCCCAGGTGATTAAGGACCGGGTGCAACACCTAGACCTGTGTTACCAGGAGCTGTGTGCCCTGGCAGCCCAGCGCCGTGCCCGACTGGAGCAGTCCCGACGCCTCTGGAACTTCTTCTGGGAG ATGGCCGAGCTGGAGAGCTGGATCAAGGAGAAGGAGCACATCCTCTCCTCGCTGGACTACGGCAAGGACCTGACCAGTGTGCTGACTCTGCAGAGCAAACACAGTGCCTTCGAGGACGAGCTGGGGGCCCGCCGTGTCCACTTGCGGGAGATCATGGATGAAGGAGACAAGATAATCCAGGCTGGACACTTCGACACACCACAA GTCGGGGATCGCATGGAGGATGTGAGGAGGCAGTGGCAGCAGCTGGAGGAGCTGGCGGCGTTCAGAAGGCAGAACCTTCAGGACACCCAGAGGTTCTTCCAGTTCCAGGGAGAGGCTGATGACCTGAAGGCCTGGCTGCTGGATGCCAAGAGGCAGATGACTAGTGATGAAGTGGGTCATGATGAGTATACCACCCAGAGGCTGCTGAAGAGACACAGAGGCCTAAGGGACAGCGTGGCCAAGAACGGAGCCACCATTGACGCTCTGACCAAACAG GCGGCGGCGCTACCCGAGGAGCTGCGTAACACGCCAGACATCCAGAGACGTCTGACGGAAATCAGAGACCTGTACATGGAGCTGATGTCCCTGTGCGACATGCGACAGAAGAAGCTGGATGATGCCATGGCCCTGTACATCATCTTCAGCGAGACAGACGCCTGTGAGCTGTGGATGGGCGAGAAGGAGACCTGGCTGGTAGGGCTGGATGTGCCTGAGAAACTAGAGGATTTGGAGGTGGTGCAGAACAG GTTGAGTATACTTTCTTCAGACATGGCTAACGTCCAGTCACGGGTTGATGATGTCAACAAAGCAGTGAAGCAGCTTGAGGACAGCAGGCACCCTCGTACCAAAGAGGTGAAGGAATGCCAGACGAGACTAAATAAGAG GTGGGAGGCCTTCAAGGCCATGTTTGAAGAGAGGAAGCGGAAGGTGGACTCTGCTCTCAGCTACCACAACTATGGCCTGGAGTGTGACGAGACAGAGTCCTGGATTCGAGACAAAACCCGGGTCATCGAATCCACCCAGGAACTGGGCAATGATCTGAACGCTGTCATGACCATCCAGAGGAAACTCTATGGCATGGAGCGCGACCTGGCCGCCATCGGAGACAAGCTCACCTTCCTGCGGAGTGAGGCGGACCAGCTGGCCAAGGATCACCCGGACAACGCTGCAGACATCCTGGCTAGACGAGCCGAGCTGGACGCAGCCTGGGATAACCTGAAGGCCACCCTGAAGGACCGGgag GAGTCTCTGGGAGAGGTGTCCAAGCTGCAGAACTTCCTGCAGGACATGGATGACTTCCAGTCCTGGCTCTTCAAGACCCAGAAGTCTGTGGCGTCCGAGGACATGCCTGAGACTCTGCCCCAGGCAGAGCAGCTGCTGAGTCTCCATGACGCCGTGCATGATGACATGGGCACACACGAGGAGGACTACTACAAG GTGAGGGACATGGGCGTGGCGGTGACCCAGGGCCAGCTGGATGACCCTCAATACCAGGAGTTGGACAAGAGGCTGAAGGGTCTGGACCGCGGCTGGGACGAGCTCCACAAGATGTGGGATAGTAGGAAGGGCTTCCTGGACCAGGGCCTGGGATTCCAGCAGTTCATGAGGGACGCCAAGCAGGTGGAGACCATCCTCAACAACCAG GAGTACACTCTGGCCCACACGGACAAGCCTGACACCCTGGACGGAGCAGAGCAGGCCCTGAAGAGACACGAGGACTTTGTCTGCACCATGGACGCGAACATAGAGAAGATCGCCAGCATGCTGGAGGGGGGACAGAAATTGGTTGACAGGGGGAACCTCTACTCCCCCAGGGTCCAAGATAAGATGGACCTAATCCATGACAG GTACCACAAGAACAGAGACAAAGCCAACGAGGTTACAGGGGTACTCAAGGATAACCGTGATCTTCAACACTTCCTGCAAAACACACAGGAT ctcaCTCTGTGGATAAACGAGAAGATGTTGACGGCTCAGGACGTGTCGTATGACGGGGACAGGAACATTCACACCAAGTGGAAGAAACATCAGGCCTTCATGGCTGAGCTGTCCTCCAACAAAGACTGGCTGAACAAAAtagaccag GAGGGTCAGGAGCTGATGGATGCCAAACCTGAGTTCGAGCCCATCGTGACAGAGCGTCTGGCGAAGCTGCACGAGCTGTGGGACAAGCTGGAGTCCACTGCCGAGGACAAGGCCCGTCTGTTGTTTGATGCTAACCGCTCCGAGCTGTTTGACCAGAGTCAGGCCGACATCAAGAAGTGGCTGGCTGAGCTGCAGAAGGAGCTACAGGGAGACGAGGAGGTCAAGGACCTCACAAACGCTAACATCCTGCTCAAGAagcaccag caAACAGAGAACCAGGTGCGTGACCGTGCGCGGGAGCTGGAAGAGCTCCAGAAGGCTGTCGAGAAGCACGGAGGCCTAGCCGGGAGCAGGGAGGACCAGCTTGAGACTGAGCAGCAAGCTATCCAGATGGACTTCCAGCAGCTCCTCAACCCCCTGTCCCAGCGCAGGGGCAAGCTGGAGGCAGCCAAGTCCGTGCACCAGTTCTACAGGGACCTGGCTGATGAGATT CTCTGGGTCGAGGAGAGGTTGCCCCTTGCGATGTCAGATGAACACGGCAACAATCTCCAAGCGGTCCAAATGCTGTTGAAGAAGAACCAGACAttacagagggagatggagggtcACCAGCCCCGGGTGGATGAGGTGTTGGAGCGTGGCCGGAGGATGACATCGGCCGCAACAGAGGCGGGCGGGCCGGAGGCTGAGCGTATTGGACAGCAG GTgaaggagctggaggaggtgtGGTCTCGGCTGCAGGATGAGATGGCTAAGAGGAGAGACAGGCTGAACGGATCTAACCTGGCCCAACAGTACTTTAATGACGCTGATGAAGCTGAGGCctggataggagaggaggagctaTACATGATCACTGATGAGAAAGCCAAG GATGAGCGGGGAGCCATGTTGATGTTGAAGCGTCACCTGATCATGAAGGAGGCTGTAGATGACTACTCAGACGCCATCCAGAAGCTGGCTGACCGCGCACAGAAGATGCTCAACGAGGACCACCCTGATGG TGAGTCTGTCATCCGTCGTCAGGGCCAGGTAGATAAGCAGTACGCTGGTCTGAAGGACATGGCAGAGGACCGCAGGAGGAAGCTGGACCATGCCTATCATCACTTCCTGCTGAGCCGAGAGGTGGAGGATCTGGAGCACTTGATCGCTGAGAGGGATGTGGTGGCCTCCTCCCAGGAGATGGGACAGGACCTGGACCATGTCACG CTCCTGAGGGACAAGTTCCGTGACTTTGCCCGGGAGACAGGGACGGTGGGGCAGGAGCGTGTGGACTATGTGAATCAGACCATAGACGAACTGATTGAGGCGGGCCACACAGAGGCTTCTGCCATGGCCGAGTGGAAGGACAGCGTCAATGAGAGCTGGGCTGACCTGCTGGAACTCATAGACACTCGCGCTCAGCTCCTACAAGCCTCATATGACCTGCTCAA GTACTTCGATGATGGGAAGGAGCTGGTGGCTCAGATCCAGGAGAAACATAATGAGATTCCTGCTGACCTGGGAGAAGACTTCAGCAAGGCAGATACGTTCCACCGCATGCACGCCGCCTTCGAGAGGGACATCAGCGCCCTGGGAAAACAG gTGCAGCAATTCCAGGAGACAGCGGTCCGTCTGCATGCCCAGTACGCTGGGGACCAGGCTGTGGAGATCCAGACCCAGGAGAAGGAGGTGGTGGAGGCCTGGAAAGCCTTGCTGGATGCCTGTGACGGCCGCAGGAGACGCCTGGAGGAGACAGCTGATAAGTTCCGCTTCTTCACCATGGTTCGAGACCTCATGGCCTGGATGGAGAGCACCATACAACAGATAGAGACACAGGAGAAACCACG ggacGTGTCATCAGTAGAGTTGCTGATGAAATACCACCAAGGGATTATGTCAGAGATCAACCAGCGTGGACCCAAGTTCTCTGAATGTGAGGAGCACGGCAAAGCTCTGCTGGCTCGCAAACACAAAGACTCTGTTGAG ATAAGTATTAAGCTGAGCcagcagagggagaagagaaaggaaATGATGATCAAGTGGGAGGACCGGTGGGACTGGCTCAGGCTCT TGTTGGAGGTGTGCCAGTTTGCACGGGATGCCTCGGTGGCGGAGTCGTGGCTCGTGGCTCAGGAGCCATACGTGGCCAGCAAGGACTTGGGACAGACGGTAGACGAGGTGGAGAAACTGCTGAAGAGACATGAAGCCTTTGAGAAGTCCACCGCCACCTGGGAGGAGCGCTTCTCAGCACTGGAGAGACTTACTACG ttggAGCTGTTGGAGTTGaggaagcagcagcaggagatgcAGCAGATTGTAACAGAGGAGCAGCAGCGCTCACAGATGGAGAGCAGGAGAGAAGACACTGGGTTTGCTGAGGACTCTTCTCAGCTCTACACCATTGAAGAGCAGACACTG CCTGCATCTGGAGCAGTGGTGGAGGCAAGTTCAGGTCAGTTGGAGGGGACAGCAGGTGACTCCACAATGCCCATGCTCTCTGAGATGCAGGAGGCTGGCTTGCAGGAGGCTAGCTCTCTGGAGCTGCTGGATGCCTCTGTGTCTGGACAGACCCTCAGGGAGGGGGAGATCAGGGCCACTACCCTGCCCGCTGAACCCCTCAGTGCTAAGGCTGTTCTGCAGGAGGGCATGCTGGGACGCAAACACGACCTGGAGGCTGCTGGGAAGAAGACTTCTAACAG GTCCTGGAACAACCTGTACTGTGTGCTGAAGCCTGGTCAGCTGTCTGTCTATAAGGACGCCAAGAGCATCAGCCATGGCTCCACCTACCACGGAGAGGACCCTCTGTCGCTCGGCAACGCCAGTTGTGAAGTCCTGACCAACTACAAGAAGAAGAAGCACGTATTCAAACTGAG GCTTGGCGATGGTAGTGAGTACTTGTTCCAGTGTAAAGAAAAG GAGCTGGATCTTTGGACCCAGGCGATGGAGAAGGCAGTGAAGCCCCTGGCGCAGGAAGAGGTAGGACCCTCAGGGTCCGCAGGGGCCCGGGCCCACAGCTtgccccctccttcctcctccaccaccacagaGCCAGCGAAAGACAAGAAAGACAAGGAGAAGAGGGGGTTCAGTCGCTTCACAAAGAAGAAGTGA